A window from Nycticebus coucang isolate mNycCou1 chromosome X, mNycCou1.pri, whole genome shotgun sequence encodes these proteins:
- the LOC128578032 gene encoding SWI/SNF-related matrix-associated actin-dependent regulator of chromatin subfamily D member 1-like isoform X2: MASWERFQFGAPSGGAEANEGTGMVPGQGLYRFLMPRVVYLRPAILPGSQMIPQGLSMGPSGYGGNPSVPPGLAQSGVDPSLQRPLPQQIQQIEEQLAAQNRNYNAKKKKMADRILPQGIHELVPESQAYMDLLAFERKLDQTTMMKRLEIQEALKPPIKQKRKLRIFISNTFNPAKSDTEDGKGTVASWELRVEGRLLEDSPLSKYDATKQKRKFSSFFKSLFIELDKDLYGPDNHLVEWHKTATTQETDGFQVKRPGDVNVRCTILLMLDYQPPQFKLDPRLARLLGIHTQTRPVIIQALWQYIKTHKLQDPHEREFIICDKYLEQIFESQRMMFSEIPQRLYALLMPPEPIIINYVISVDTNDQKKTVCYDLDVEVDDTLKTQMNSFLLSAASQEEIATLDNKICETTMTNVGIPEEERRAEFYFQPWVQEAVCRYFYSKAQQSQQELEQALGIWNS; this comes from the exons ATGGCGTCCTGGGAGCGTTTCCAGTTCGGGGCTCCAAGCGGTGGCGCTGAAGCCAATGAAGGAACAGGTATGGTGCCGGGTCAAGGGCTGTACCGTTTCCTGATGCCCAGAGTGGTCTATCTGAGACCAGCTATACTGCCCGGCAGCCAAATGATACCTCAGGGACTTTCTATGGGACCCTCTGGCTATGGGGGGAACCCTTCAGTTCCACCTGGCCTGGCTCAGTCGGGGGTGGACCCATCCCTCCAGAGACCTCTGCCTCAACAGATCCAGCAGATCGAGGAG CAACTAGCAGCGCAAAATCGAAACtacaatgcaaagaaaaagaagatggctGACAGAATCCTACCTCAAGGGATTCATGAACTGGTACCAGAATCCCAGGCCTATATGGATCTCTTGGCTTTTGAAAGGAAACTGGACCAGACTACCATGATGAAACGGCTGGAGATCCAGGAGGCCTTGAAACCTCCCATTAAGCAAAAACGGAAGCTGCGAATTTTCATTTCGAACACTTTCAATCCGGCCAAGTCAGATACCGAGGATGGGAAAGGGACGGTGGCTTCCTGGGAGCTTCGGGTAGAAGGACGGCTTCTGGAGGATTCACCTTTGTCCAAATATGATGCCACCAAACAAAAGAGGaagttctcttccttttttaagtCCTTGTTCATCGAACTGGACAAAGACCTATATGGGCCCGACAACCATCTGGTAGAATGGCACAAGACTGCCACTACCCAGGAGACAGATGGTTTCCAGGTGAAGCGGCCAGGTGATGTGAATGTACGGTGTACTATTCTACTGATGCTGGATTACCAGCCTCCCCAGTTTAAATTAGACCCTCGCTTGGCTCGGCTCCTGGGCATCCACACCCAGACCCGTCCAGTGATCATCCAAGCCCTGTGGCAATATATTAAGACACATAAGCTCCAGGATCCTCATGAGCGGGAATTTATAATCTGTGATAAATACCTCGAGCAGATCTTTGAGTCTCAACGTATGATGTTTTCAGAGATCCCTCAACGACTTTATGCCTTACTTATGCCACCAGAACCTATCATCATTAATTATGTCATCAGTGTTGATacaaatgatcagaaaaagacaGTTTGTTATGACCTTGATGTGGAAGTGGATGATACCTTGAAGACCCAGATGAATTCGTTTCTCCTGTCCGCTGCCAGCCAAGAGGAGATTGCTACTCTGGACAATAAGATCTGTGAGACA ACAATGACCAATGTGGGTATCCCAGAGGAAGAACGCCGAGCTGAGTTCTACTTCCAGCCTTGGGTTCAGGAGGCCGTATGCCGATACTTCTACTCCAAGGCGCAGCAGAGTCAACAAGAATTAGAGCAAGCCCTGGGAATCTGGAATTCATAG
- the LOC128578032 gene encoding SWI/SNF-related matrix-associated actin-dependent regulator of chromatin subfamily D member 1-like isoform X1, translating into MASWERFQFGAPSGGAEANEGTGMVPGQGLYRFLMPRVVYLRPAILPGSQMIPQGLSMGPSGYGGNPSVPPGLAQSGVDPSLQRPLPQQIQQIEEQLAAQNRNYNAKKKKMADRILPQGIHELVPESQAYMDLLAFERKLDQTTMMKRLEIQEALKPPIKQKRKLRIFISNTFNPAKSDTEDGKGTVASWELRVEGRLLEDSPLSKYDATKQKRKFSSFFKSLFIELDKDLYGPDNHLVEWHKTATTQETDGFQVKRPGDVNVRCTILLMLDYQPPQFKLDPRLARLLGIHTQTRPVIIQALWQYIKTHKLQDPHEREFIICDKYLEQIFESQRMMFSEIPQRLYALLMPPEPIIINYVISVDTNDQKKTVCYDLDVEVDDTLKTQMNSFLLSAASQEEIATLDNKICETVETINQLKTQREFMLSFASNPQGFINDWLQSQCQDLKTMTNVGIPEEERRAEFYFQPWVQEAVCRYFYSKAQQSQQELEQALGIWNS; encoded by the exons ATGGCGTCCTGGGAGCGTTTCCAGTTCGGGGCTCCAAGCGGTGGCGCTGAAGCCAATGAAGGAACAGGTATGGTGCCGGGTCAAGGGCTGTACCGTTTCCTGATGCCCAGAGTGGTCTATCTGAGACCAGCTATACTGCCCGGCAGCCAAATGATACCTCAGGGACTTTCTATGGGACCCTCTGGCTATGGGGGGAACCCTTCAGTTCCACCTGGCCTGGCTCAGTCGGGGGTGGACCCATCCCTCCAGAGACCTCTGCCTCAACAGATCCAGCAGATCGAGGAG CAACTAGCAGCGCAAAATCGAAACtacaatgcaaagaaaaagaagatggctGACAGAATCCTACCTCAAGGGATTCATGAACTGGTACCAGAATCCCAGGCCTATATGGATCTCTTGGCTTTTGAAAGGAAACTGGACCAGACTACCATGATGAAACGGCTGGAGATCCAGGAGGCCTTGAAACCTCCCATTAAGCAAAAACGGAAGCTGCGAATTTTCATTTCGAACACTTTCAATCCGGCCAAGTCAGATACCGAGGATGGGAAAGGGACGGTGGCTTCCTGGGAGCTTCGGGTAGAAGGACGGCTTCTGGAGGATTCACCTTTGTCCAAATATGATGCCACCAAACAAAAGAGGaagttctcttccttttttaagtCCTTGTTCATCGAACTGGACAAAGACCTATATGGGCCCGACAACCATCTGGTAGAATGGCACAAGACTGCCACTACCCAGGAGACAGATGGTTTCCAGGTGAAGCGGCCAGGTGATGTGAATGTACGGTGTACTATTCTACTGATGCTGGATTACCAGCCTCCCCAGTTTAAATTAGACCCTCGCTTGGCTCGGCTCCTGGGCATCCACACCCAGACCCGTCCAGTGATCATCCAAGCCCTGTGGCAATATATTAAGACACATAAGCTCCAGGATCCTCATGAGCGGGAATTTATAATCTGTGATAAATACCTCGAGCAGATCTTTGAGTCTCAACGTATGATGTTTTCAGAGATCCCTCAACGACTTTATGCCTTACTTATGCCACCAGAACCTATCATCATTAATTATGTCATCAGTGTTGATacaaatgatcagaaaaagacaGTTTGTTATGACCTTGATGTGGAAGTGGATGATACCTTGAAGACCCAGATGAATTCGTTTCTCCTGTCCGCTGCCAGCCAAGAGGAGATTGCTACTCTGGACAATAAGATCTGTGAGACAGTAGAAACTATCAACCAGCTGAAGACGCAGCGGGAATTCATGCTGAGCTTTGCCAGCAACCCTCAGGGTTTCATAAATGACTGGCTTCAGTCCCAGTGCCAGGACCTCAAGACAATGACCAATGTGGGTATCCCAGAGGAAGAACGCCGAGCTGAGTTCTACTTCCAGCCTTGGGTTCAGGAGGCCGTATGCCGATACTTCTACTCCAAGGCGCAGCAGAGTCAACAAGAATTAGAGCAAGCCCTGGGAATCTGGAATTCATAG